The window GGCCCAGGTGGGCAGGCCGGACGGGGTGACGAAGCCTTCGATGGCGCCGGAGATGAAGAGGACCAGGGCGAGGCCTATCGCCATGCCCACGGCTGCTCGACCTTCCTCGGCGAGGGCGGTGCGTCGCGTGCGTGGGCCGGGGTCGATGACCGTCCAGCCGAGGCGTAGGCCCGTGCCGGCGGCGACGAAGACCGCCGTCAGTTCGAGCAGGCCATGGGGCAGGATCAGGCCCAGAAACGTGTCGAGGCGGCCCGCGGAGGACATCAGGCCGATTCCGACGCCGATATTGAGCATGTTCTGGAAGAGGATCCACAGGACCGGGAGTCCCAGAAAGACACCCAGGACCAGGCAGAGCGCGGCGGCCTGGGCGTTGTTCGTCCAGACCTGGGCCGCGAACGAGGCCGCGGGGTGGCTGGAGTAGTACGTCTCGTACTGGCCGCCGGGGCGGGTGAGCTCGCGCAGTTCGCTGGGGGCCGCGATGGAGGCCTGTACGTCGGGGGTGGTGCCGATCCACCAGCCCAGGAAGGCGGCGACGAGAGTCGACAGCAGCGCTGTGGGTACCCACCAGTGGCGCGACTTGTAGACCGCCGCCGGGAAACCATGGGTGAGGAATCGGGTCGCGTCGCGCCAGGAGGCGCGTCGGGTGCCTGTCACGGCGCTACGCGCGCGTGCCACCAGTTGGCTGAGCCGCCCGGTCAGTTGTGGGTCCGGGGCGCTGGACTGGATCAGGGAGAGGTGGGTGGCGGTGCGTTGGTAGAGGGCGACGAGTTCGTCCGCTTCCGCGCCGGTCAGGCGGCGCTGGCGCTGGAGCAGGGCGTCGAGGCGGTCCCATTCGGCCCGGTGCGCGGTGACGAAGACGTCGAGGTCCATCGGTGTGCCTGCTCCTCGGCTGTTCGTCGGCGGCTCGTCGTAGATGTCAGCTTGTCGTACTGGGGCGCGATGTGCGCTCAGCTTGGCAGACTGGCCGTTCCAGGGGCAGGTCAGGGGAAGGACGGCGGGCGTGAGTGAGCTGGTGACGGGCGAGGCGGTGGCGCTGGAGCTGCGCCCTGCGAGGCTGCCCAGCAGGGCGCTTGCCGTGCTGCTCGATCTGGTCGTGGCCGTCGCCGTCTACATCGCCGTGTCGATCGGTCTGTTCGCGGCCACCGCTTCCCTGGACGAGGCGGCACAGATCGCGGTGTCGATCGCCTCGTTCCTTCTGGTGCTGGTGGGCGCGCCGATCGCCGTCGAGACGCTCAGCCACGGCCGTTCGCTCGGGAAGCTGGCCTGCGGGCTGCGTGTGGTGCGGGACGACGGCGGGCCGATCCGGTTCCGGCATGCGCTGGTGCGGGGCGCGATCGGTGTCATCGAGATTCTGCTGACCTTCGGGGTCGTCGCCTGTATCGCCTCGCTGGTTTCGGCGCGAGGGCGGCGGCTCGGGGATGTGTTCGCGGGGACTCTCGTCGTACGGGAGCGGGTGCCGCAGGCCCGCAGTGGCTTTGTGCCGCCGCCTCCGCCGTGGCTGGCCGGGCGGTTCTCGGGGCTGGATCTCTCCGCGGTTCCCGATGGTCTGTGGCTTGCCATCCGGCAATATCTGACGCGGATGCAGCAGTTGGATCCGCAGGTCGGCTGGGCGATGGCGGAGCGGCTCGCGGCCGATCTGGCGGCTCGTACGGGTACGCCGGCGCCGCAGGGTGTGCCGCCGGCGGCGTATTTGGCTGCCGTGGTGCAGGAGCGGCAGGCCCGAGAGGCCCGGCGGGCCTTCGCGACCGGGCCGACGGCGGACAGGGCGCCGACCGGTGGTTGGCCCCAATCTGCGCCGGCCCCTGGTGTGTACGGGTCGCCGGCCTTCCAGCCCACCTTCGACACCCCGCCCGCTCCGAGCCCCGCGCCCCCGACTCCGCCGGTGTCGCACGAGGAGCCCTCCGGCGGACGGCCCGGCACCGGGTTCGTGCCGCCTGCGTAGATCCCGGCCTGCTCGCCTGCTCTCTCCGCGGGGCGCTCAGGCGAACGACGACGGCGGTGACTCGAGGTCTTCCAGCTCGATCCCGGGCGCCGCGAGGACCACGTCCCCGGCGATGTGCACGGCGTGCTGCTCGCCCGTATCCAGGGCTGTGACCTGGTATTCGTCCACGGTCAGAGGGCCGTTGTCAGTGGCGTGTGCTTCTCTTTTCAGCAGGGCCCAGGACTGGTCGACGGTGCGCGGGGCGAGCACTGGGTCCGTGAAGGCGACGAGGCGTACGCGGGTGGCGGATCCGGAAGGGGTGAGGTTCAGGAGACGGGTGGTGGCGATGAGGAACGCGGGGGACGTGCCGGTGAAGGCGTGGGCGCGCACATTGCCTTCCGTGGCGTGATCCCCGGCGGGGTCTGTACGGACCCAGGTGACGCCGTCGAGGGCGGCACCGCGCACCTGCCAGCCGCCGGCGTGGAGTTCGAGGCGGATGGGACGGCCGAGTTCGTCGAGGGTGAGGTCGACGGAGCCGCTGTGATCGCCCGAGGGGGTGGTCAGCTGGGAGACATAGCGCCAGCCGGAGGGGCCGGGCGCGCAGTGGAAGTGCTCTTCTGCGAGGGGGGTGTGATCGTGCGGATCGTGGAGCGAATAACGGCCGCGGGGCATGGGGGTCCTGGGTCTTGACGGGCTGGTCCGGCCACTGAGGGGCCAGACGGGCAGGCCCCCGACACGGGGGTGCGGGGGCCTGCCCTGAGGACCTGCTGCTGGGGAGCGCGTCAGTGCACGGGCGCGCTCACCACGGAATCCGGATCAGTACGGAATCCGGATCAGTAGCGGTAGTGGTCCGACTTGTAGGGACCCTCGACCTCGACGCCGATGTACGCGGCCTGCTCGGGGCGGAGCGTCGTCAGCTTCACGCCGAGCGCGTCCAGGTGGAGGCGCGCGACCTTCTCGTCCAGGTGCTTCGGCAGCGTGTAGACGCCGATCGGGTACTCGGACTGCTTGGTGAACAGCTCGATCTGGGCCAGGGTCTGGTCCGCGAAGGAGTTGGACATCACGAAGGACGGGTGGCCGGTGGCGTTGCCAAGGTTCAGCAGGCGGCCCTCGGAGAGGACGATGATCACCTTGCCGTCGGGGAACTTCCAGGTGTGAACCTGCGGCTTGACCTCGTCCTTGACGATGCCGGGGATCTTGGCGAGGCCGGCCATGTCGATCTCGTTGTCGAAGTGACCGATGTTGCCGACGATCGCCTGGTGCTTCATCTTGGCCATGTCCGAGGCCATGATGATGTCCTTGTTGCCGGTCGTGGTGATGAAGATGTCGGCCTTGTCGATGACCTCGTCGAGGGTCGTGACCTGGTAGCCGTCCATCGCCGCCTGGAGCGCGCAGATCGGGTCGATCTCGGTGACGATCACGCGGGCGCCCTGGCCGCGCAGGGACTCCGCGCAGCCCTTGCCCACGTCGCCGTAGCCGCACACGACCGCGGTCTTGCCGCCGATCAGGACGTCGGTGGCGCGGTTGATGCCGTCGATCAGGGAGTGGCGGCAGCCGTACTTGTTGTCGAACTTCGACTTGGTGACGGCGTCGTTGACGTTGATCGCCGGGAACAGGAGGTCGCCGTCGCGCTGCATCTCGTACAGACGGTGGACGCCGGTCGTGGTCTCCTCCGTGACGCCACGGATCTCGGAGGCCAGCTGGGTCCACTTCTGCGAGCCGTCCGTGATGGTGCGGTGCAGGAGCTCAAGGATGACGCGGTGCTCGTCGGACTCGGCGGTGTCGACCGAGGGGACCTTGCCGTCCTTCTCGTACTCGACGCCCTTGTGGACGAGGAGGGTGGCGTCGCCGCCGTCGTCGAGGATCATGTTCGGGCCGCCGGTGGGGCTGTTCGGCCAGGTCAGCGCCTGCTCCGTGCACCACCAGTACTCCTCCAGGGTCTCGCCCTTCCAGGCGAAGACCGGGACGCCCTGCGGGTTCTCGGGCGTGCCGTTCGGGCCGACGGCGATGGCGGCGGCCGCGTGGTCCTGGGTGGAGAAGATGTTGCAGGAGGCCCAGCGGACCTCGGCGCCGAGGGCGACCAGGGTCTCGATGAGGACGGCGGTCTGCACGGTCATGTGCAGGGAGCCGGTGACACGGGCGCCGGAGAGGGGCTGGGCCTCGGCGTACTCCTTGCGGATCGCCATCAGGCCGGGCATCTCGTGCTCGGCGAGGGTGATCTCCTTGCGGCCGAACTCGGCCAGGGAGAGGTCGGCGACCTTGAAGTCCTGTCGGTTCTCGACAGTCGTCATTGCGAGCTGCTCCTCGGGGTGTGGGTCGAGGTGGGTAGGGCTGGTCTGCGCGGCGGCGGACACAGGGGTGCCCGAAGAGGACACAGGCATGCCCGCGTGCGCGCAGCGCAGTCCGTCGGAGGCCCTCTCTCCCTCGGTCGGTCCGTGTCGGGACCGCCCGACCGCCATCAGCAGCGACGTCTGGCTCCGTCCCAAGCTACACCGGTCGACGCGGCCGCCCCAGTCCGCCTCCGTACGGATCGCGCCATCGCGGGGGGCTGCGGGGGTCCGGTGGATGGGGTGGGCGGGGCTCACAGGGGGCATGTGCGCGGCGGCCATCCCGGTTGTGCCGCTGGGCCAGGGCCTGGCCACGCTGATCCGTAGGCGGCTGTACAGCGAGAGCGAGAGACCGGGCTGGCCTCGCTGTTCATGGGCTGCTTCGGGATATCCGAGGGCGCAATCCCGTTCGCGGCGGGCAAAGCCATCCGCGAGCTGCTGGCGCGGACCAGGAAGGTCACGGACGTCGACGAGTTGGTGGCGACCAGGCTCGGTGAGGAGATCGCGATTCCGCAGGCCAAGACGGACGCGGTGACCGCACCGGTCGTCGGGTTCGCGCGGTCCGCCGAGGGCGTCGAGTGCTCGCGGGCCCGCACAGCGTGTTCACAAGTGATCGATACTCTCTGCCGCCGCGGGAGTTCCGCGTGGGGAGGGAGTGGCGATGGATGCGAGCACGGCGCGCAGACTCACGGTGATGGCGTGGGTGGTGGGGCTGTTGGGGCTGACGCTGGTGGTCGGGTCTCTGGTGTGGCTGCGGACGGGATATGTGCTGTCCAGGGTGAACAGCGAGAGCATGACGCCGACGTACGGCATGGGCGACCGGATCGTCGCCGAGCGCGTCGACGGGGGCGAGGTGCAGCCGGGCGATGTGGTGCTGTACTCGGCGCCGGAGCGCTATGGGGCCGGAGTGGACGTCATGCAGCGCGTCATCGGCGTGGACGGCGACCATGTGGTGTGCTGCCAGGGCCAGGACACGCCGCAGGAGGCGATCACCGTCAACGGTCGGCCGCTGCGGGAGTCATATGTGAAGGACGGCATCGCGGACGGGTTGCATCGGCCGTACGACGTGACCGTGCCCGAGGGGCGGCTGTTCCTGCTCGGTGACCATCGGCAGAACTCGCGTGACTCGCGGCTCTTCGCCGAGGACCACGCGGGGACGGTTCCGGTGGATGCCGTGCGCGCGCGGGTGATCGACAGCTTTGCGGGACCATTGCTGCTCGGCGCCGCCACGCTGCTCGGAGTGGTGCTCGCCCTGGTGGGGCTCGGCCTCGCGATCGGGGCGAGGGTCGTGCGGCGGCGGCCTGCTGTGCAGACGGTGTTGTGGCCGGACCATCTGTGACGCCCATGTCGTACGACGACGAAGGGGTCCGCCGAGTGATTCGGTGGACCCCTTCGTCGTGACGGGTCGTCAGTGGCCGGTGCTCTCCGGGGCCGGGCCGCCGGGCGTCGCCTCTCGGTCGGCGCCGCGGGCCGCCTCGGCCTCGCTGTAGATGTCCGGCTCCAGATAGATGACGCGGGCGATCGGGACGGCCGCGCGGATACGGGACTCGGCGGCGTCGATGGCGGCGGCGATCTCGGTGGCCGTGTCCTCGTGCTGGACGGCGATCTTGGCGGCGACGAGCAGTTCCTCGGGGCCGAGGTGCAGCGTGCGCATGTGGATGATGCCGGTGACGGTGTCGCCGTCGACGATCGCGGCCTCGATCTTGTGGACATCCTCGACGCCTGCGGCCTCGCCGAGCAGCAGCGACTTGGTCTCGGCGGCCAGGACGAGCGCGATCAGGATGAGCAGCACACCGATGCAGAGGGTGCCGATGCCGTCCCAGACGCCGTCGCCGGTGGCGAGGGCGAGGCTCACGCCGACGAGCGCCAGGACCAGACCGACGAGCGCGCCGAGGTCCTCCAGCAGGACGACGGGCAGCTCGGGCGCCTTGGCGTGGCGGACGAACTCGGTCCAGGACTTCTTGCCCCGCAGGAGGTTGGACTCCTTGATGGCCGTCCGGAAGGAGAAGGTCTCGGCGATGATCGCGAAGACCAGGACGCCCACCGGCCAGTACCAGTGGTCGATCTCGTGCGGGTGCTTGATCTTCTCGTAGCCCTCGTAGATGGCGAACATGCCGCCGACGGAGAAGAGGACGATCGAGACGAGGAAGGCGTAGATGTAGCGCTCGCGGCCGTAGCCGAAGGGGTGTTGCGGGGTCGCCTCGCGCTGGGCCTTCTTGCCGCCGACGAGCAGCAGGGCCTGGTTGCCGGAGTCGGCCAGCGAGTGCACCGACTCGGCGAGCATCGAGGACGAGCCGCTGAACAGGAACGCCACGAATTTCGCTACCGCGATCGCGAGGTTGGCGGCGAGTGCCGCCACGATCGCTTTGGTGCCGCCTGACGCGCTCATGTGTTCGCGTTGTCCCTTCGTACGCCGTCCCGGGCGCGGCCCCTTGTGGCTTTGCCCGTCCTTTGCCGGTGCGCCATTGTTGCAGCCTCGCCCGGGTGGGGCGCGTCAGGTGTCCACAGTGCCGGTCATACGATCACAGTGGCGCGGAAGAGCGTGCCGGTCCCGGTTGCCTCGACCTTCTCGCCTGCGGGAACGAAGACCGACTGGCCGGGTTCGAGCGTGTGTTCGCCCACGCGCACCGATCCCGCCGTGCACAGCAGGATCTGCGGGGTGGCCCGGGTGAGGTCATGGGCGGCGCCGCCCTCGGGAAGGACGTAACGGGACAGGCGGAACTCGTCGATCGGGGTCTCGTAGACCTCCTCGCCGTCCTCGGAGGCCTCCGGGCGCAGCACGCCGGGGTCGGCGGCCTCGAAGCGGACGATGCGCAGGAGTTCGGGGACGTCGACGTGCTTGGGGGTCAGTCCGCACCGCAGGACGTTGTCGGAGTTGGCCATGATCTCGACGCCGAGGCCGCTGAGGTAGGCGTGCGGGATACCGGCGCCGAGGAACAGGGCCTCGCCGGGCTGCAGCCGCACGTGGTTGAGGAGCATCGCGGCGATGACACCGGGGTCGCCCGGGTAGTGGTGGGCGAGATCGGCGTACGGCGTGTACGCGCCGCCCAGGCGGGCGCAGGCGGCCGCGGCGTCGGTGACCGTGCGGGTCATCTCGTCCGGGTCGGCGGTGAGGATCGCGGTGAGCACCTCGCGCAGGGCCGCGTCCTCGGGGTGGGCGTGCAGCAGATCGACGTACGGCTTGAGGGAGTCGACGCCGAGGCCGTCGAGCAGATCGGCGGCCTCGACGGGGTCGCGGAAGCCGCACAGGCCGTCGAACTCGGTGAGCGCGCAGATCAGTTCGGGCTTGTGGTTGGCGTCCTTGTAGTTGCGGTGACCGGCGTCGATGGGGACACCGCGGCGCTCCTCGTCGGCGTAACCCTCTCTCGCCTGCTCCAGGTCGGGGTGGACCTGGAGGGAGAGCGGGGCGCCGGCCGCGAGGATCTTCAGCAGGAAGGGCAGTCGCGGGCCGAACTTGGCCACGCACGCGTGCCCGAGTTCCCGCTCCGGATCCGCGTCGATGACGTCGACCAGCGTGCCCCGGCCGGTGCGCGAGGGAGCGCCCGGGTGGGCGCCCATCCACATCTCCGCCTGCGGTTCGCCGGTCGGTTCGATCCCGAGCAGCTGGGGGATCGCGGTGGTGGAACCCCAGGCGTAGGGGCGGATGGTGTTGTCGAGGCGGTCCATGCGGTTCTCTCTGCGTACGACGCGGGTTTCGCTCCGCGTACGACGGTCAGGGCGTCCTGGTTCAGATCAGGCGCCCGAAGCGAGCGCCAGGTAAACGGCGGCGAAATCCGTGATGGCGATCAACTCCGCGAGGGTCGCCAGTTCGCCCCCGGCCTCCGGTTCCAGTTCGCTGATCGGCGTGTCGTGACTGAGGGCCAGCTCACGGGCGCCGGGAGCGGCACTGAGGCCGCCGATGGGACGGTCCCGCAACAGCACCACGCGCGCGTGCAGTGCGGGCGTCTCCTCCACGCGGTCGCGGAAGAAGTCCTCCGGGTCGGCGCTGGCGGCCAGCGGTCCCGCGAGCAGGGCGCTGTGCGCGGCGAGCGCCTCGGGGAGCTCGGAGACGAGGGCCGGGCGTCCTGCGAGTTCGGCGAGAGCTGCGGCGAAGCGGCGACCCGCCGGACCGGCCGAGGTGCCCTCGGTCCAGATCACCGGGAGGGCGTCGGCGAGCTCCGCGGCCAATGTCTTGGCGGGGTTGCTGTACGTCGCGATGGCGGGCCCGCAGCGCTCGGCGATGTGGTCGAGCCGGTCGGCGACCTTCTCCAGGGCGTCGGCGGGGGCGGCCAGCAGACCGACGCGGTCCAGCAGCACGAGCAGCGGGGTGAGCAGCGCCCACAGCACGCCGGGGGCGGACGCGGCGAAGGGGGTGTCCTCCTCGTACGGCGCGGTCGCCATCGGCACGAACAGGCCGTGGGAGGCGTCGAGGGCCTCGGCGAGCGGGGTGTGGGGCGGGGCCACGGCGACGACGGTGCAGCCGCGGCGGTAGGCCTGCTCTGCCAGCAGGGACAGGCCCGGTTCGGTGCCGTCCGGGGTGGCGATCAGGAGCAGGTCGACGGAGCCGGCCCAGCCGGGTAGCTCCCAGCGCAGCGCGCCGGCGGCGGGGGCCACGCCCGCGGGGGCCAGTCGGGTGACGGGGCTGCCGGGGCCGGCGAGCGTGCCGAGGAGGTCGGCGACGCAGATGGCGGCGGCGCCGGGGCCCGCGATGAGGACGGCGCGGGGGCGGCCGTCGGGTTTGAGGTCCGTCACGCCGGCCTCTGTGGCGTGCCGGGCGGCCGTGCGGACGCGGGCGCCGGCCTCGGCGGCGCCGCGCAGCAGGCCGCGGTGGTCGGCCTCCGAGAGGGCCTCGGGGGTGTCGAGCAGCGATTCGTCGAGCACGGGCGGGGGCCTCCGATCGCCGGGGGGTTGGCGGGTTACGCGGGGCGGCGGGCCTCGTCTACGAGGAGGACCGGGATGCCGTCGCGGACGGGGTAGGCCAGGCCGCAGTCCTGGCCTGTGCAGACCAGCTCTGCGTCCTGCTCCTTGAGGGGGGCGTGGCAGGCCGGGCAGGCGAGGATCTCCAGGAGACCGGCTTCGAGCGGCATGGGGGTCCCTTCGGGGGCGGGGTTGTGTCGCGGATGTGCCTGGTCAGGTTACCGCCGGGGTGGGTTGCTTGGGGGGTGGAGGGGGGTTGCCGTTGTGTTGGATCGCCCCTGCCGCCCTTACCCGTCCCTCCCCAGAAGGGGGACCCCCACTGGCGGTGGGCACTACGGCAGCATCCAGTCGAGCACGGGCGAGCTCTGACCGACCACAATCAGACACATCACCATCAACAGGGCAAGGCTCCACGGCAGTACCTTGCGCAGCAGATCGCCCTCCCGGCCGGCGAGGCCCACGGCCGCGCACGCGATGGTGAGGTTCTGCGGCGAGATCATCTTGCCGAGGACACCGCCGGAACTGTTCGCGGCCGCCAGCAGCTCCGGCGACAGTCCCGACTCGCGGGCCGCGGTGACCTGGAGGGCGCCGAAGAGCGCGTTGGCCGAGGTGTCCGACCCGGAGACGGCGACGCCGAACCAGCCCAGGACGGGCGACAGAAAGGCGAGCCCCGCCCCGGCCGCCGCCACGAAGTGGCCGATGGTGGCCGCCTGTCCGGAGAGGTTCATGACATAGGCGAGGGCCAGCACACTGGTCACCGTCAGGATCGCGAACCGCAGTTCGTACACGGTCGCCGCCCACTCCTTGACCGCCACGCGCGCGTGCACACCGAGAACGACCGCCGTACACACACCGGCGAGCAGCACGAGCGTGCCGCCCGTGGACACGATCGGCCACGTGAACACATTCCCGCCGACCGCCTCCCCGTCCGCGCCGACGACGTCCAGGAAGGGCCAGTCGTACGTCTGCGTCGCCTCGGCCAGCCAGTCCTTGACCGCGGGAATCTGCGCCACGGAGAAGATCGCGACGATGAGCGCGTACGGCGAGTACGCCCGTACGACCTCCGCGCGCGGGTCGGCCTCGTCGAGCTCCTCGCTGCGCACCCCGGTCAGTACGGCGGCGCGCACGGGCTCTTCGGCGGGCCTGCGCGCCTGCGGTACGGCGACGAGCGCGCCCGCACCGGCCAAGGCGGCGCCGATGTCGGCGAGTTGGGCGGAGACGTAGTTCGAGGCGGCGAACTGGGCCACGGCGAAGGCGATTCCGCACACCAGGGCGGGCACCCAGGTCTCGCGCAGTCCGCGCCGCCCGTCGACCAGCCAGACCAGCACGAGCGGCACCACAAGGGCGAGCAGCGGAGTTTGACGGCCCACCACGGAGGCGACGTCGTCCAGGGGCAGACCGGTGACCTGAGCGAGCGTCACTACGGGCGTCCCCATCGCGCCGAAGGCGACCGGCGCGGTGTTGGCGACCAGCGCGACCACGGCGGCCCGCACCGGCTCGAAGCCCAGCGCCACGAGCATGACCGAGCAGATCGCGACGGGCGCCCCGAACCCGGCGAGCGCCTCCAGCAGGGCGCCGAAGCAGAAGGCGACGACCAGCGCCTGGATGCGGGGGTCGTCGGACAGCCGCCCGAACGAGCGGCGCAGGATGTCGAAGTGCCGGGTGCGGACCGTCATCCGGTACACCCACAGGGCGTTGACGACGATCCACAGGATGGGGAAGAGCCCGAACACTGCCCCCTGGGCGGCGCTGGAGAGCGTCTGGTCCAGCGGCATGCCGTAGGCGAGCCAGGCGACCAGCGTGGCCGCCAGCAGGCCTGTCAGGCCCGCCAGATGGGCCTTCATACGGACGCCGCCGAGCAGCACGAGGACGATCACGAGGGGCAGGGCCGCCACAAGCGCGGACAGACCGAGCGAGCCGGCGACGGGTTCCAGTTCCTGGACGTACACGGGCGCCTCCCCGGGAGCCACGGATTCCGTCATGCGGAAAGCGATTTCTCACTTCGGGCTGAAACGGAATGGTCGTGTCCGCGACAAGGTCACGTCAATGGTCGTGCGTCATTCAATGGAACGTGCAGTCAAAGAACCGCCGGAAAGGGTGACTTGACGTCAGTTGTCCGGGGAACGCAGCACCCTGAGGTGGCCGCGGCGCGCGACCTCCATCGGGTCCGCCCTGCGCGCCCCGCCGCCACCGGCCTCCGCGGCGCGCTCCTGCGGACGGGCCGCCTCACGCACGGCGTTGGCAAGCGCTTCCAGATCGTCGCCACTGGGGCGGGCCGGAGCGGAGCCGTCGAGGAGCCGGACGACCTCCCACCCGCGCGGGGCGGTAAGGCGCTCGGAGTGCTCGGCGCACAGGTCGTAGCAGTGGGGTTCGGCGTAGGTCGCGAGCGGGCCGAGGACCGCGGTCGAGTCGGCGTAGACGTACGTCAGCGTCGCGACGGCGGGACGGCCGCAAGCGGTGCGCGAACAGCGACGTACAGGGCTCACGACGTTGGACGGTACCGCACTCTTGAGCGGGCCGCGACGACTCTCCCCCAGGTCACTCCACCGTGTCGTGCTGTGAAACGCCCCACACGCCCCTTCTGACGCACCGCACTGACCTGCAGGAACGTTGATTTTCGGCCGGTCGGACAGGAGGCGATACGGTCAACAGTCCGTACAAACCACGCCAATTGCCTTGAGATCGTCGGTCCGGGAGAGATACGGAATCGAGCCCAACCTTGGCTGGAATGGTCATCCGGCGACATGGGTGCGGGGCGGGTGGACGGCGGCCACGACGCCGTGTGGGGCGGGGCGGCCGGTCGCGGCGAGGACTACGCTTCACCAGTGATGGACAACCCCGTACCGCCCCGCGCCGCCGGCCCCGGGCCCCGCCGTCGTGATCGCCACGGTCGAGGCATGCGCGGGCCGATCGCGCCGCCGCAGGTGCCCCTGGCGGCCAGCCGTGCCGAGGCGTTCGCCGACCTGGTGCAGGACTCTGTGGAGCGCCTCGAGCGGCGGTGGCCGCAGCTGGCCGACATCGACTTCCTGGTCCTCGAAGTACCGCCGTTGAACGGCACGGGGCAGGCCTGGAACGACGAGGCCGTGCCGCTGGGCGGGTCGATCGCGGCGCGTGAGGGGCGTCCCGCGCGGGTGGTCATCTATCGGCGGCCTGTGGAGATCCGTACCAAGGGACGGGACGAGCGGGCGGCGCTGGTGCACGAGGTCGTGGTCGAGCAGGTGGCGGAGCTGCTGGGACTCACCCCGGAGACCGTGGATCCTCGGTACGGCGAGGACTGATCCTTCTGTTCGCCGCGCTGGGCCACGCCCTCACAGCAGGCCCAGTGCGTCCAACCCCATGTAGGCAAGGTCGACGTCCGTGACGTCTCCGGCCCGCAGCAGGAGCCTTAGCTGCTGCGGCGAGACGTTCAACACCTCGATGAACTCCGTGCTCTCGGGATTCGGCGGCCGCACCGGAGTGCAGTCGCGGGCGACCGCGCAGAACTTCACGGACGAGCTGTACGAATCGGCGAAGCAATGGCCCACGACCTCGAGGTCGCCGCTGTACCCCGTCTCCTC of the Streptomyces sp. NBC_00287 genome contains:
- a CDS encoding DUF3499 domain-containing protein — translated: MSPVRRCSRTACGRPAVATLTYVYADSTAVLGPLATYAEPHCYDLCAEHSERLTAPRGWEVVRLLDGSAPARPSGDDLEALANAVREAARPQERAAEAGGGGARRADPMEVARRGHLRVLRSPDN
- a CDS encoding metallopeptidase family protein, which gives rise to MDNPVPPRAAGPGPRRRDRHGRGMRGPIAPPQVPLAASRAEAFADLVQDSVERLERRWPQLADIDFLVLEVPPLNGTGQAWNDEAVPLGGSIAAREGRPARVVIYRRPVEIRTKGRDERAALVHEVVVEQVAELLGLTPETVDPRYGED
- a CDS encoding L-lactate permease, with the protein product MYVQELEPVAGSLGLSALVAALPLVIVLVLLGGVRMKAHLAGLTGLLAATLVAWLAYGMPLDQTLSSAAQGAVFGLFPILWIVVNALWVYRMTVRTRHFDILRRSFGRLSDDPRIQALVVAFCFGALLEALAGFGAPVAICSVMLVALGFEPVRAAVVALVANTAPVAFGAMGTPVVTLAQVTGLPLDDVASVVGRQTPLLALVVPLVLVWLVDGRRGLRETWVPALVCGIAFAVAQFAASNYVSAQLADIGAALAGAGALVAVPQARRPAEEPVRAAVLTGVRSEELDEADPRAEVVRAYSPYALIVAIFSVAQIPAVKDWLAEATQTYDWPFLDVVGADGEAVGGNVFTWPIVSTGGTLVLLAGVCTAVVLGVHARVAVKEWAATVYELRFAILTVTSVLALAYVMNLSGQAATIGHFVAAAGAGLAFLSPVLGWFGVAVSGSDTSANALFGALQVTAARESGLSPELLAAANSSGGVLGKMISPQNLTIACAAVGLAGREGDLLRKVLPWSLALLMVMCLIVVGQSSPVLDWMLP